A genomic region of Herpetosiphonaceae bacterium contains the following coding sequences:
- a CDS encoding [LysW]-aminoadipate kinase, translating into MLVIKIGGAAGIDYGALCQELASLWRDGQRLVLVHGGSDETNRLGERLDHPPRFVTTASGHVSRYTDR; encoded by the coding sequence ATGCTGGTGATCAAAATCGGCGGCGCGGCGGGCATCGACTACGGCGCGCTGTGCCAGGAGCTTGCATCGCTCTGGCGCGACGGCCAGCGGCTGGTGCTGGTTCACGGCGGCTCCGACGAGACAAACCGGCTGGGGGAGCGACTCGATCATCCGCCGCGCTTTGTCACCACGGCATCGGGCCACGTCAGCCGCTACACCGATCGGC
- the argC gene encoding N-acetyl-gamma-glutamyl-phosphate reductase, giving the protein MIRVSIVGASGYVGGELLRLLLRHPEVEVVQATSERRAGQFVYAAHPNLRGQTGLRFSSLATLESCDALILALPHGHAAQQIERFAALAPRIVDCSADFRLSDPETYARWYGAEHASPEWLSRFVYGLPEIYRERIAEARYVSGVGCNATAVNLALLPLARAGLLDPQRPIVAEVKVGSSEGGDEPSESSHHPERSHVVRSYSPVGHRHAAEIQQALGMDEIHLSITAVELVRGALATCHAWLREPLNDRDLWRAYRTTYADEPFVRIVKERSGTYRLPEPKILAGSNYADVGWALDERSGRIVAIAAIDNLQKGAAGTAVQCLNLQHGLPETTGLEAIGLHPI; this is encoded by the coding sequence ATGATTCGAGTATCCATCGTCGGCGCGTCCGGCTATGTTGGCGGCGAGCTGCTGCGGCTGCTGCTGCGCCACCCTGAGGTTGAGGTTGTGCAGGCGACATCTGAGCGCCGCGCCGGACAATTTGTGTACGCCGCTCATCCCAACCTGCGCGGCCAGACCGGTCTGCGCTTCTCAAGTCTGGCGACGCTTGAGTCCTGCGACGCGCTGATCCTGGCGCTGCCGCACGGCCATGCCGCACAGCAGATCGAGCGCTTCGCCGCGCTCGCGCCGCGCATCGTGGACTGTTCCGCCGATTTTCGGCTGTCCGATCCCGAAACATACGCCCGCTGGTACGGCGCGGAGCATGCCAGCCCGGAGTGGCTGAGCCGCTTCGTCTATGGGCTGCCGGAGATCTATCGTGAGCGGATCGCCGAGGCGCGCTACGTCTCCGGCGTCGGCTGCAATGCCACAGCGGTCAACCTGGCGCTGCTGCCGCTGGCGCGCGCCGGGCTGCTCGATCCGCAGCGTCCGATCGTCGCCGAGGTCAAGGTCGGCTCGTCGGAGGGCGGCGACGAGCCCAGCGAGAGCAGCCACCACCCCGAACGCTCGCATGTCGTGCGCTCGTACTCGCCGGTTGGTCATCGACACGCGGCGGAGATTCAGCAGGCGCTCGGCATGGACGAGATCCACCTGTCGATCACGGCGGTCGAGCTGGTGCGCGGCGCGCTGGCAACCTGTCACGCCTGGCTGCGCGAGCCGCTCAACGACCGCGATCTGTGGCGTGCCTATCGCACCACGTATGCTGACGAGCCATTCGTGCGGATCGTCAAGGAGCGGAGCGGCACCTATCGGCTGCCGGAGCCGAAGATCCTCGCGGGCAGCAACTATGCCGATGTCGGCTGGGCGCTCGACGAGCGGAGCGGGCGGATCGTCGCCATCGCCGCGATCGACAACCTGCAAAAAGGCGCTGCCGGCACGGCGGTGCAGTGCCTCAATCTTCAGCATGGCCTGCCGGAAACCACCGGCCTGGAAGCGATCGGGCTGCATCCGATCTGA
- the lysX gene encoding lysine biosynthesis protein LysX has translation MSLGILCSRIRVEEKLLFAELDRRGVQYERIDDGDLIFDLQRTTFPFDVVLERSISFGRSLYALQVLEARGVACINRADVVAICGDKLRTTEALIRSGVPTPRTLLAFTTESALEAIERLGYPAVLKPVVGSWGRMITRINDRDAAEAVLEQLDVLGSWQQHVYYIQEHIAKPGRDIRAFVVGDEPICAIYRYSDHWITNTARGGRAENCPVDGAVGDLALRAAQAVGGGVLAIDLLETSDGRLLVNEVNHTMEFRNSIDTTGVNIPARIVDYVVAEQRTKNRAHRG, from the coding sequence ATGAGTCTTGGAATCTTATGCTCGCGGATTCGCGTCGAAGAAAAGCTACTCTTTGCCGAGCTTGACCGGCGCGGCGTGCAGTACGAGCGCATCGACGACGGCGATCTGATCTTCGACCTTCAGCGGACAACGTTTCCGTTCGACGTGGTGCTGGAGCGCTCGATCTCGTTTGGACGCTCGCTGTACGCGCTTCAGGTGCTCGAAGCGCGCGGCGTCGCCTGCATCAACCGCGCCGACGTGGTAGCGATCTGCGGCGATAAGCTGCGCACCACCGAAGCACTCATCCGGTCGGGAGTGCCGACGCCGCGCACGCTGCTGGCCTTCACGACCGAGTCGGCGCTTGAGGCGATCGAGCGGCTGGGCTACCCGGCTGTGCTCAAGCCGGTCGTCGGCTCGTGGGGCCGGATGATCACGCGCATCAACGACCGCGACGCCGCCGAGGCGGTGCTTGAGCAGCTCGATGTGCTGGGCTCGTGGCAGCAGCATGTCTACTACATTCAGGAGCATATCGCCAAGCCGGGCCGCGACATTCGCGCGTTCGTCGTCGGTGACGAGCCGATCTGCGCGATCTACCGCTACAGTGACCACTGGATCACCAATACCGCGCGCGGCGGACGCGCCGAGAACTGCCCGGTTGACGGAGCGGTCGGCGATCTGGCCCTGCGTGCGGCCCAGGCGGTCGGCGGCGGCGTGCTGGCGATCGACCTGCTCGAAACCTCCGACGGGCGGCTGCTGGTCAACGAGGTCAATCACACGATGGAGTTTCGCAACTCGATCGACACGACCGGTGTGAATATCCCGGCGCGGATTGTCGATTACGTGGTAGCAGAACAGAGAACAAAGAACAGAGCACACAGGGGTTGA
- the lysW gene encoding lysine biosynthesis protein LysW: protein MNCPECDATLTLDADLIEGEIVPCADCGAELEVIATQPLALALAPEIEEDWGE, encoded by the coding sequence ATGAACTGCCCGGAATGTGACGCCACTCTGACCCTTGACGCCGATCTGATCGAGGGCGAGATTGTGCCCTGCGCCGACTGTGGCGCTGAGCTCGAGGTCATCGCGACGCAGCCGCTGGCGCTGGCGCTGGCTCCCGAAATCGAGGAGGACTGGGGCGAGTAG
- a CDS encoding isocitrate/isopropylmalate dehydrogenase family protein: protein MSYRICLLPGDGIGREVIAAAREVLEATGFDARYDEQPIGWACFQREGTALPEATLAAVRAADAALLGAVGSPSHRVPEYRSPVVALRRELDLYACVRPVRTPPLPQARPGVDLVVVRENSEGLYSGLEQRDGDRAVAQRVITGAGSARIARWALQYARQHGRRRITIVHKANVLRETCGLFRSAALDVLADAGEIAVDELLVDTAAYHMVRDPERFDVIVTTNLFGDILSDAASAWGGGLGLAASANLGQRGAIFEPVHGSAPDIAGRGIANPLAAIGAAALLLDHLGEAERAQHVRAAIDATLRARVWTPDLGGSATTADVTNVVIQQING, encoded by the coding sequence ATGAGCTACCGGATCTGCCTGCTGCCCGGCGATGGCATCGGACGCGAGGTGATCGCCGCTGCCCGCGAGGTGCTGGAAGCCACGGGATTCGACGCGCGCTACGACGAGCAGCCGATCGGCTGGGCGTGCTTCCAGCGCGAGGGTACCGCTCTGCCTGAGGCAACCCTGGCCGCCGTGCGCGCAGCCGACGCCGCGCTACTGGGCGCGGTCGGCTCGCCGTCGCATCGTGTGCCGGAGTATCGCAGCCCGGTGGTCGCGCTGCGCCGCGAGCTGGATCTGTACGCCTGCGTCCGGCCTGTACGCACGCCGCCGCTGCCGCAGGCCCGCCCCGGCGTCGATCTGGTCGTCGTGCGCGAAAACAGCGAGGGCCTGTACAGCGGCCTTGAGCAGCGCGACGGCGACCGCGCGGTTGCGCAGCGGGTGATCACCGGAGCGGGCAGCGCTCGCATCGCGCGCTGGGCGCTTCAGTACGCGCGCCAGCACGGACGGCGACGCATCACGATCGTCCACAAGGCCAACGTCCTGCGCGAAACCTGCGGCCTGTTCCGCAGCGCCGCGCTCGACGTGCTGGCGGATGCCGGTGAGATCGCCGTGGATGAGCTGCTGGTCGATACCGCTGCCTATCACATGGTGCGCGATCCCGAACGCTTCGACGTGATCGTTACGACCAACCTTTTTGGCGATATTTTGTCGGATGCGGCGAGCGCCTGGGGCGGCGGCCTGGGCCTGGCCGCTTCGGCCAACCTGGGGCAGCGCGGCGCGATCTTCGAGCCGGTCCACGGCTCGGCACCCGACATCGCTGGACGCGGCATCGCCAACCCGCTGGCGGCGATCGGAGCCGCCGCGCTGCTGCTCGACCACCTAGGCGAGGCCGAGCGTGCCCAGCATGTGCGGGCCGCGATCGACGCTACGCTGCGCGCTCGCGTGTGGACGCCCGACCTCGGCGGCAGCGCGACGACCGCCGATGTAACCAACGTTGTGATTCAACAAATCAACGGATAA